One Streptomyces sp. NBC_01217 genomic region harbors:
- a CDS encoding PH domain-containing protein: protein MTTGERTVRLRPPNNTLDPRAVGWWRAQWLLLTAAPVAVLAVLGALIEPARFWLLLPAAVLAVLGIGCAVLFPLWWFRTHRWEVTDEAVYVRTGVLRQEWRIAPMSRIQTVDTVRGPLEQLYRLATVTVTTASSKGAVRIEGLGHELAAELAERLTRITQDTPGDAT from the coding sequence ATGACCACGGGGGAGCGGACGGTGCGGCTGAGGCCGCCGAACAACACGCTGGATCCGAGGGCCGTCGGCTGGTGGCGGGCCCAGTGGCTGCTGCTGACCGCGGCCCCGGTGGCCGTACTGGCCGTGCTGGGCGCGCTCATCGAGCCCGCCCGGTTCTGGCTGCTGCTGCCCGCCGCGGTCCTCGCGGTCCTCGGCATCGGCTGCGCCGTCCTCTTCCCCCTCTGGTGGTTTCGCACCCATCGCTGGGAGGTCACCGACGAAGCGGTGTACGTGAGAACCGGCGTACTGAGGCAGGAGTGGCGGATCGCCCCGATGTCCCGCATCCAGACCGTGGACACCGTGCGCGGCCCGCTCGAACAGCTCTACCGGCTCGCCACGGTCACCGTGACCACCGCATCGTCCAAGGGCGCGGTACGGATCGAGGGACTGGGCCACGAACTGGCGGCCGAGCTGGCCGAGCGGCTGACCCGGATCACCCAGGACACTCCCGGGGACGCCACATGA
- the pgi gene encoding glucose-6-phosphate isomerase encodes MNTPSRTRLNQTPEWTALGKHREQFGTTHLRQLFADDPERGTGYTLRVGDLYVDYSKHLVTDETLRLLRELAAATGVAELRDAMFRGEKINTTEDRAVLHTALRAPRDAVIEVDGENVVPAVHAVLDKMAAFSDRVRSGEWTGHTGKRIKNIVNIGIGGSDLGPAMAYEVLRSFTDRSLTVRFVSNVDGADLHEAVRDLDPAETLFVIASKTFTTIETITNATSARNWLLTGLGAGQDAVAKHFVALSTNAEKVADFGIDTANMFEFWDWVGGRYSYDSAIGLSLMIAIGPDRFREMLDGFHLVDEHFRTAPAEDNVPLLLGLLGVWYGAFFDAQSHAVLPYSHYLSKFTAYLQQLDMESNGKSVDRDGNPVDWQTGPVVWGTPGTNGQHAYYQLIHQGTKVIPADFIGFAEPVADLLPGLVAQHDLLMANFFAQTQALAFGKTPDEVRAEGVAEELVPHKTFKGNHPTTTILADRLTPSVLGQLIALYEHKVFVQGAVWNIDSFDQWGVELGKVLAKKIEPVLTEGRGGEQLDSSTAALVQAYRTRRGR; translated from the coding sequence ATGAACACACCAAGCCGAACCAGGCTCAACCAGACGCCCGAGTGGACCGCTCTGGGCAAGCACCGCGAGCAGTTCGGGACGACGCATCTGCGGCAGCTCTTCGCGGACGACCCGGAGCGCGGCACCGGATACACCCTCCGGGTCGGCGATCTGTACGTCGACTACTCCAAGCACCTGGTCACCGACGAGACGCTCCGGCTGCTGCGCGAGCTCGCCGCGGCCACCGGCGTGGCCGAACTGCGGGACGCGATGTTCCGCGGCGAGAAGATCAACACCACCGAGGACCGCGCCGTCCTGCACACCGCGCTGCGCGCCCCGCGCGATGCGGTGATCGAGGTCGACGGCGAGAACGTGGTGCCCGCCGTGCACGCCGTGCTCGACAAGATGGCGGCCTTCTCCGACCGCGTCAGGTCGGGGGAGTGGACCGGTCACACCGGCAAGCGCATCAAGAACATCGTCAACATCGGCATCGGCGGCTCCGACCTCGGCCCCGCCATGGCGTACGAGGTGCTGCGCTCCTTCACGGACCGCTCGCTCACCGTCCGCTTCGTGTCGAACGTCGACGGCGCCGACCTCCACGAGGCCGTGCGCGATCTCGACCCGGCCGAGACGCTCTTCGTCATCGCGTCGAAGACCTTCACCACGATCGAGACCATCACCAACGCCACCTCCGCCCGCAACTGGCTGCTGACCGGTCTGGGCGCCGGCCAGGACGCGGTCGCCAAGCACTTCGTGGCGCTGTCCACGAATGCCGAGAAGGTCGCGGACTTCGGCATCGACACCGCGAACATGTTCGAGTTCTGGGACTGGGTCGGCGGCCGCTACTCCTACGACTCCGCCATCGGCCTCTCGCTGATGATCGCCATCGGACCGGACCGCTTCCGCGAGATGCTCGACGGCTTCCACCTCGTCGACGAACACTTCCGAACCGCCCCCGCCGAGGACAACGTCCCGCTGCTGCTGGGCCTGTTGGGCGTCTGGTACGGCGCGTTCTTCGACGCGCAGTCGCATGCCGTGCTGCCCTACAGCCACTATCTGTCGAAGTTCACCGCGTATTTGCAGCAGCTGGACATGGAGTCCAACGGCAAGTCCGTGGACCGGGACGGCAATCCGGTCGACTGGCAGACCGGACCGGTCGTCTGGGGCACCCCCGGCACCAACGGGCAGCACGCCTACTACCAGCTGATCCACCAGGGCACCAAGGTCATCCCGGCAGACTTCATCGGCTTCGCCGAGCCGGTCGCCGACCTGCTGCCCGGGCTCGTCGCCCAGCACGATCTGCTGATGGCCAACTTCTTCGCCCAGACCCAGGCGCTGGCCTTCGGCAAGACGCCGGACGAGGTCCGCGCCGAGGGCGTCGCCGAGGAGCTGGTGCCGCACAAGACCTTCAAGGGCAACCACCCGACGACCACGATCCTGGCCGACCGGCTGACCCCGTCCGTCCTCGGCCAGCTGATCGCGCTGTACGAGCACAAGGTCTTCGTCCAGGGCGCCGTCTGGAACATTGACTCCTTCGACCAGTGGGGCGTCGAGCTCGGCAAGGTCCTCGCCAAGAAGATCGAGCCGGTGCTGACCGAAGGCAGGGGCGGCGAGCAGCTGGACAGCTCGACGGCCGCGCTCGTCCAGGCCTACCGCACCCGCAGGGGGCGCTGA
- a CDS encoding RNA polymerase-binding protein RbpA, whose translation MASGNAIRGSRVGAGPMGEAERGESAPRLRISFWCSNGHETQPSFASDAQVPETWDCPRCGFPAGQDRDSPPDPPRTEPYKTHLAYVRERRSDADGEAILAEALAKLRGEI comes from the coding sequence GTGGCAAGTGGCAACGCGATCCGGGGAAGCCGGGTCGGAGCGGGGCCGATGGGGGAGGCCGAGCGGGGCGAGTCCGCGCCGCGCCTCCGCATCTCCTTCTGGTGCTCGAACGGGCACGAGACGCAGCCGAGCTTCGCCAGTGACGCGCAGGTACCGGAGACTTGGGACTGCCCGCGCTGTGGTTTCCCGGCCGGCCAGGACCGGGACAGCCCGCCGGACCCGCCGCGCACCGAACCGTACAAGACGCACCTCGCGTACGTACGCGAGCGGCGCAGTGACGCGGACGGCGAGGCCATCCTCGCCGAGGCCCTGGCAAAACTCCGGGGCGAGATCTAG
- the secG gene encoding preprotein translocase subunit SecG: MILAFEIALIVFSLLLMLLVLMHKGKGGGLSDMFGGGMQSSVGGSSVAERNLDRITVFVGLAWFACIVVLGLLIKLDN, from the coding sequence GTGATTTTGGCGTTCGAGATCGCCCTGATCGTCTTCAGCCTGCTGCTGATGCTGCTGGTGCTGATGCACAAGGGAAAGGGCGGCGGCCTTTCCGACATGTTCGGTGGCGGGATGCAGTCGTCCGTCGGCGGCTCCTCGGTCGCCGAGCGGAACCTCGACCGGATCACCGTCTTCGTCGGTCTGGCCTGGTTTGCGTGCATTGTGGTGCTTGGTCTGCTGATCAAGCTGGACAACTGA
- the tpiA gene encoding triose-phosphate isomerase has translation MTTRTPLMAGNWKMNLNHLEAIAHVQKLSFALADKDYDAVEVAVLAPFTDLRSVQTLVDGDKLRIKYGAQDISAHDSGAYTGEISGPMLAKLRCTYVAVGHSERRQYHGESDEVCNAKVKAAFKHGLTPILCVGEELEVREAGDHVTHTLTQVDGGLKDIPAEQAESVVIAYEPVWAIGTGKVCGADEAQEVCGAIRSRLAELYSQDLADAVRIQYGGSVKSGNVAEIMSKPDVDGALVGGAALDADEFVKIVRFRDQ, from the coding sequence ATGACCACCCGTACCCCGCTGATGGCGGGCAACTGGAAGATGAACCTCAACCACCTCGAGGCCATCGCGCACGTCCAGAAGCTCTCCTTCGCCCTGGCCGACAAGGACTACGACGCCGTAGAGGTCGCCGTCCTCGCGCCCTTCACCGACCTGCGCTCCGTGCAGACCCTGGTGGACGGCGACAAGCTGAGGATCAAGTACGGCGCCCAGGACATCTCGGCGCACGACTCCGGCGCGTACACCGGAGAGATCTCCGGCCCGATGCTCGCCAAGCTGAGGTGCACCTATGTCGCCGTCGGCCACAGTGAGCGCCGCCAGTACCACGGCGAGAGCGACGAGGTCTGCAACGCCAAGGTGAAGGCCGCCTTCAAGCACGGCCTGACCCCGATCCTCTGCGTCGGCGAGGAGCTGGAGGTCCGCGAGGCGGGCGACCACGTCACGCACACGCTCACGCAGGTCGACGGCGGTCTCAAGGACATCCCCGCCGAGCAGGCCGAGTCGGTCGTGATCGCGTACGAGCCGGTCTGGGCGATCGGCACCGGCAAGGTCTGCGGCGCCGACGAGGCCCAGGAGGTCTGCGGGGCGATCCGCAGCCGTCTCGCCGAGCTGTACTCGCAGGACCTGGCCGACGCGGTCCGCATCCAGTACGGCGGCTCGGTGAAGTCCGGGAACGTCGCCGAGATCATGTCGAAGCCCGATGTGGACGGCGCACTGGTCGGCGGGGCCGCGCTGGACGCCGACGAGTTCGTCAAGATCGTCCGCTTCCGCGACCAGTGA
- a CDS encoding phosphoglycerate kinase, giving the protein MKTIDELLAEGVTGKRVFVRADLNVPLSGTTITDDGRIRAVQPTVEKLAAAGARVVVASHLGRPKGAPDPAFSLAPAAARLGELIGGEVAFATDTVGESARATVAALTDGEVAVIENLRFNPGETSKDDAERGAFADQLAELADVYVGDGFGAVHRKHASVFDLPARLPHAAGDLIATEVGVLKKLTENVERPYAVVLGGSKVSDKLGVIDHLLERADRILIGGGMAYTFLKAQGHEVGSSLLQEDQIPVVLEYLKRAEEKGVEFVLPVDVVVSEQFPDLGAKAPTEHRTVPADAIPAGFMGLDNGPETNKLYASKLADAVTVFWNGPMGVFEHPDYAEGTRAVAQALVDSSGFSVVGGGDSAAAVRILGFDENAFGHISTGGGASLEYLEGKTLPGLAALED; this is encoded by the coding sequence ATGAAGACGATCGACGAACTTCTCGCCGAAGGGGTCACCGGCAAGCGCGTATTCGTCCGCGCCGACCTCAACGTGCCGCTGAGCGGCACCACCATCACCGACGACGGCCGCATCCGGGCCGTCCAGCCGACCGTGGAGAAGCTCGCCGCGGCCGGTGCGCGGGTCGTTGTCGCCTCGCACCTGGGCCGCCCCAAGGGCGCCCCGGACCCGGCCTTCTCCCTGGCGCCCGCCGCGGCCCGTCTCGGCGAGCTGATCGGCGGCGAGGTGGCCTTCGCGACCGACACGGTCGGCGAGTCCGCCCGCGCCACGGTCGCCGCGCTCACCGACGGCGAGGTCGCCGTCATCGAGAACCTCCGCTTCAACCCCGGTGAGACGTCGAAGGACGACGCCGAGCGCGGCGCGTTCGCCGATCAGCTCGCCGAGCTCGCCGATGTGTACGTGGGTGACGGCTTCGGAGCCGTCCACCGCAAGCACGCCTCGGTCTTCGACCTCCCGGCCCGGCTGCCGCACGCCGCGGGCGACCTGATCGCCACCGAGGTCGGCGTCCTGAAGAAGCTCACCGAGAACGTCGAGCGCCCGTACGCCGTCGTCCTCGGCGGTTCCAAGGTCTCCGACAAGCTCGGTGTCATTGATCACCTGCTGGAGCGCGCCGACCGCATCCTCATCGGCGGCGGCATGGCGTACACCTTCCTCAAGGCCCAGGGCCACGAGGTCGGCAGCTCCCTCCTGCAGGAGGACCAGATCCCGGTGGTGCTGGAGTACCTCAAGCGCGCCGAGGAGAAGGGCGTGGAGTTCGTGCTCCCCGTCGACGTCGTGGTCTCCGAGCAGTTCCCCGACCTCGGGGCCAAGGCACCGACCGAGCACCGCACCGTGCCCGCGGACGCCATCCCGGCCGGTTTCATGGGCCTGGACAACGGCCCCGAGACCAACAAGCTGTACGCCTCGAAGCTCGCCGACGCCGTCACCGTCTTCTGGAACGGCCCGATGGGCGTCTTCGAGCACCCCGACTACGCCGAGGGCACCCGGGCCGTGGCCCAGGCCCTCGTCGACTCCTCGGGCTTCAGCGTGGTCGGCGGTGGCGACTCCGCCGCGGCCGTCCGCATCCTGGGCTTCGACGAGAACGCATTCGGACACATCTCGACCGGTGGCGGCGCCAGCCTCGAATACCTTGAGGGCAAGACGCTTCCCGGCCTCGCCGCACTGGAGGACTGA
- the gap gene encoding type I glyceraldehyde-3-phosphate dehydrogenase, whose amino-acid sequence MTIRVGINGFGRIGRNYFRALLEQGADIEIVAVNDLGDTATTAHLLKYDTILGRLKAEVSHTADSITVDGHTIKVLSERNPADIPWGELGVDIVIESTGIFTKKADAEKHIAGGAKKVLISAPAKNEDITIVMGVNEDKYDAANHHVISNASCTTNCVAPMAKVLDENFGIVKGLMTTVHAYTNDQRILDFPHSDLRRARAAAENIIPTTTGAAKATALVLPQLKGKLDGMAMRVPVPTGSVTDLVITLEREVTRDEVNAAFQKAAEEGPLKGKLVYTEDPIVSSDIVSDPASCTFDSLLTMAEGSQVKVIGWYDNEWGYSNRLVDLTVFVGSQL is encoded by the coding sequence GTGACGATCCGCGTAGGCATCAACGGCTTTGGCCGCATCGGTCGTAATTACTTCCGCGCGCTGCTGGAGCAGGGTGCGGACATCGAGATCGTGGCTGTCAACGACCTGGGTGACACTGCGACCACGGCGCACCTCCTGAAGTACGACACCATTCTGGGTCGTCTCAAGGCCGAGGTCAGCCACACCGCCGACAGCATCACCGTCGACGGTCACACCATCAAGGTGCTCTCCGAGCGCAACCCGGCCGACATCCCCTGGGGTGAGCTGGGCGTCGACATCGTCATCGAGTCGACCGGCATCTTCACCAAGAAGGCCGACGCCGAGAAGCACATCGCCGGTGGCGCCAAGAAGGTCCTCATCTCGGCTCCGGCCAAGAACGAGGACATCACCATCGTGATGGGCGTCAACGAGGACAAGTACGACGCGGCCAACCACCACGTCATCTCCAACGCCTCCTGCACCACCAACTGTGTCGCGCCGATGGCGAAGGTTCTGGACGAGAACTTCGGCATCGTCAAGGGCCTCATGACGACGGTCCACGCGTACACGAACGACCAGCGCATCCTGGACTTCCCGCACTCCGACCTGCGTCGCGCCCGCGCCGCGGCGGAGAACATCATCCCGACCACGACCGGTGCCGCCAAGGCCACCGCTCTGGTGCTCCCGCAGCTCAAGGGCAAGCTCGACGGCATGGCCATGCGTGTCCCGGTCCCGACCGGCTCGGTCACCGACCTGGTCATCACGCTGGAGCGCGAGGTCACCCGCGACGAGGTCAACGCCGCCTTCCAGAAGGCCGCCGAGGAAGGCCCGCTCAAGGGCAAGCTGGTCTACACCGAAGACCCGATCGTGTCCTCGGACATCGTCTCGGACCCGGCCTCCTGCACCTTCGACTCCCTGCTGACCATGGCAGAGGGCTCGCAGGTCAAGGTCATCGGCTGGTACGACAACGAGTGGGGCTACTCCAACCGCCTCGTCGACCTGACCGTCTTCGTCGGCAGCCAGCTCTGA
- the whiA gene encoding DNA-binding protein WhiA, producing MAMTPAVKDEISRLPVTRTCCRKAEVSAILRFAGGLHLVSGRIVIEAELDTAMAARRLKRDILEIFGHSSELIVMAPGGLRRGSRYVVRVVAGGDQLARQTGLVDGRGRPIRGLPPQVVSGATCDAEAAWRGAFLAHGSLTEPGRSSSLEVTCPGPEAALALVGAARRLSIAAKAREVRGVDRVVVRDGDAIGALLTRLGAHESVLAWEERRMRREVRATANRLANFDDANLRRSARAAVAAGARVGRALEILGEEVPEHLAAAGRLRMEHKQASLEELGALADPPLTKDAVAGRIRRLLAMADKRAQDLGIPGTESTLSEELADGLVG from the coding sequence ATGGCGATGACGCCGGCGGTGAAGGACGAAATCTCTCGGCTTCCCGTGACCCGGACCTGCTGCAGGAAGGCAGAAGTCTCGGCGATTCTTCGGTTCGCAGGTGGGCTGCACCTGGTGAGCGGCCGGATTGTGATCGAGGCGGAGCTGGACACCGCGATGGCGGCGCGCCGGCTGAAGCGGGACATCCTCGAGATCTTCGGCCACAGCTCGGAGCTGATCGTGATGGCTCCCGGCGGGCTGCGGCGCGGCTCGCGCTATGTCGTACGGGTGGTGGCGGGCGGCGATCAGCTGGCCCGCCAGACCGGCCTGGTGGACGGCCGCGGCCGCCCCATCCGCGGGCTGCCCCCGCAGGTGGTCTCGGGGGCCACGTGCGATGCCGAGGCGGCGTGGCGCGGGGCGTTCCTGGCCCATGGCTCGCTCACCGAGCCGGGCCGCTCCTCCTCGCTGGAGGTGACCTGCCCGGGCCCGGAGGCGGCGCTCGCGCTGGTCGGCGCGGCCCGCAGGCTCTCCATCGCGGCGAAGGCCCGCGAGGTGCGCGGGGTGGACCGGGTCGTCGTCCGCGACGGCGACGCGATCGGCGCCCTGCTCACCCGGCTCGGCGCCCATGAGTCGGTGCTGGCCTGGGAGGAGCGGCGGATGCGCCGCGAGGTCCGCGCCACCGCCAACCGGCTCGCCAACTTCGACGACGCCAATCTGCGCCGTTCCGCGCGGGCCGCGGTCGCCGCGGGCGCCCGGGTCGGGCGCGCTCTGGAGATCCTGGGCGAGGAGGTGCCCGAGCACCTCGCGGCGGCCGGACGGCTGCGCATGGAGCACAAGCAGGCGTCCCTGGAGGAGCTGGGTGCGCTCGCCGACCCGCCGCTGACCAAGGACGCGGTCGCCGGCCGGATCCGCCGGCTGCTGGCGATGGCCGACAAGCGGGCCCAGGACCTGGGCATCCCGGGCACGGAATCCACCCTCAGCGAAGAGCTCGCCGACGGCCTGGTGGGCTGA
- a CDS encoding gluconeogenesis factor YvcK family protein, with the protein MTSRNLRLRRLRRATAALPGRKRGAQPKVVALGGGMGLSASLAALRRITGDLTAVVTVADDGGSSGRLRDELGVLPPGDLRKALAALCGDDDWGQTWAQVIQHRFQSKGDLHEHAVGNLLIVALWEQLGDHVQALDLVGKLLGAHGRVLPMSAVPLELQALVRGHDPDRPDDVDTVRGQATVALTPGEVQSVHLVPNDPPAVPEAVAAVLDADWVVLGPGSWFSSVIPHLLVPELLDALVETRARKVLSLNLAPQPGETDGFSPQRHLEVLGRHAPKLAMDVVLADEAAVPDRESLADAAKRLGATVELAPVASPDGVPIHDPELLAAAYDRIFRMHGRIGPWR; encoded by the coding sequence GTGACCAGTCGCAATCTCCGCCTGCGGCGGCTGCGCAGAGCCACCGCCGCGCTGCCGGGCCGCAAGCGCGGCGCGCAGCCCAAGGTCGTCGCTCTCGGCGGCGGCATGGGCCTGTCCGCGTCGCTCGCGGCGCTCCGCCGGATCACCGGCGACCTCACCGCAGTGGTCACCGTCGCCGACGACGGCGGCTCCAGCGGCAGGCTCCGCGACGAGCTGGGCGTCCTGCCGCCCGGCGACCTGCGCAAGGCGCTCGCCGCCCTGTGCGGTGACGACGACTGGGGCCAGACCTGGGCCCAGGTCATCCAGCACCGCTTCCAGTCCAAGGGCGATCTGCACGAGCACGCGGTCGGCAATCTGCTGATCGTCGCCCTGTGGGAGCAGCTCGGCGACCACGTCCAGGCCCTGGACCTGGTCGGCAAGCTCCTCGGGGCGCACGGCCGGGTCCTGCCCATGTCCGCCGTGCCGCTGGAGCTCCAGGCGCTCGTACGGGGACACGACCCGGACCGCCCGGACGACGTGGACACGGTCCGCGGCCAGGCCACCGTGGCGCTCACTCCGGGTGAGGTGCAGTCCGTCCACCTCGTCCCGAACGACCCGCCGGCCGTTCCCGAGGCCGTCGCCGCCGTCCTGGACGCCGACTGGGTGGTGCTCGGCCCGGGGTCCTGGTTCTCCTCCGTGATCCCGCATCTGCTCGTTCCGGAACTGCTCGACGCGCTCGTCGAGACCAGGGCCCGCAAGGTCCTCTCGCTCAACCTCGCACCACAACCCGGCGAAACTGATGGCTTCTCCCCGCAGCGTCATTTGGAGGTTTTGGGACGACACGCCCCTAAACTCGCCATGGACGTGGTGCTGGCCGACGAAGCCGCCGTGCCCGATCGTGAGTCCCTCGCCGACGCCGCCAAGCGGCTCGGTGCCACGGTCGAGCTGGCGCCGGTGGCCTCACCCGACGGCGTTCCGATTCATGATCCGGAGCTGTTGGCCGCCGCGTACGACCGTATTTTTCGGATGCATGGAAGGATCGGCCCATGGCGATGA
- the rapZ gene encoding RNase adapter RapZ, with the protein MTEHAHEHEEEHEEVEHHSTDRADGAGHVSTGTTIETGDVGAAIPELVIISGMSGAGRSTAAKCLEDLGWFVVDNLPPALIPTMVELGARSQGNVARIAVVVDVRGRRFFDNLRESLADLEAKHVTRRIVFLESSDDALVRRFESVRRPHPLQGDGRIVDGIAAERDLLRELRGDADLVIDTSSLNVHELRAKMDAQFAGDEEPELRATVMSFGFKYGLPVDADLVVDCRFLPNPHWVPELRPFTGLNEEVSAYVFDQPGAKEFLNQYTELLQLIAAGYRREGKRYVTIAVGCTGGKHRSVAMSEKLAVRLATEGIETVIVHRDMGRE; encoded by the coding sequence ATGACTGAGCACGCACACGAGCACGAAGAAGAACACGAAGAAGTCGAGCACCACAGCACCGACCGAGCAGACGGAGCAGGACACGTGAGTACGGGCACCACGATCGAGACGGGTGACGTGGGCGCGGCCATCCCCGAGCTGGTGATCATCTCGGGGATGTCGGGCGCCGGGCGCAGCACCGCCGCCAAGTGTCTGGAGGACCTCGGCTGGTTCGTCGTCGACAACCTGCCGCCCGCCCTGATCCCCACCATGGTCGAGCTCGGCGCGCGCTCTCAGGGCAATGTGGCCCGGATCGCCGTCGTCGTCGACGTACGGGGCCGCCGCTTCTTCGACAACCTCCGCGAGTCCCTCGCCGACCTGGAGGCCAAGCACGTCACCCGGCGCATCGTCTTCCTGGAGTCCTCCGACGACGCCCTGGTCCGCCGCTTCGAGTCGGTCCGCCGCCCGCACCCCCTCCAGGGCGACGGCCGGATCGTCGACGGCATCGCCGCCGAGCGCGACCTGCTGCGCGAGCTGCGCGGCGACGCCGACCTGGTGATCGACACCTCCAGCCTCAACGTGCACGAACTGCGCGCCAAGATGGACGCCCAGTTCGCCGGTGACGAGGAGCCGGAGCTGCGCGCCACGGTGATGTCGTTCGGCTTCAAGTACGGCCTCCCGGTCGACGCCGACCTGGTGGTCGACTGCCGATTCCTGCCCAACCCGCACTGGGTCCCCGAGCTGCGCCCCTTCACCGGGCTCAACGAAGAGGTCTCCGCCTACGTCTTCGACCAGCCGGGCGCCAAGGAGTTCCTCAACCAGTACACGGAGCTGCTCCAGCTCATCGCCGCGGGGTACCGCCGCGAGGGCAAGCGCTATGTGACGATCGCCGTCGGCTGCACGGGCGGCAAGCACCGCTCGGTCGCCATGTCCGAGAAGCTCGCGGTCAGGCTCGCCACCGAAGGCATCGAGACCGTCATCGTCCACCGGGACATGGGGCGCGAGTGA